From one Flavobacteriales bacterium genomic stretch:
- a CDS encoding quinol:cytochrome C oxidoreductase, which translates to MGLGAIATIAGVIGDHSDHHQRTWSALLVNGFFFLGIGLGALFFYALQNATETAWSVLVKRVYEAIMGWIPVGAAVMVIVLLAGTFGLHHIYHWMDDSLYVKGGPNYDAIMDGKSAFLSKPFFWVRSLVYLATFIIAARWFRKKSLEMDGLTGESLVRTHLLTYRRGALFLVFFAVFSSTLAWDWLMSIDAHWFSTLYGWYVFSGMWVSAMITGVIMVLYLKRKGYLPQVNNSHIHDMGKWVFAISFLWTYLYFSQFMLIWYANIPEEVTYFQDRIDHHPGLLWTIFFINFAVPMVMLMSRDAKRNPRFLIGVGTVIFIGHWMDVNLMVMPGANGHHFHGLGLLDAGLFVLFLGAFIRVVLGTLAKAPLTPVNHPYLEESVHHSI; encoded by the coding sequence ATCGGCCTGGGCGCGATCGCCACCATCGCAGGCGTGATCGGCGACCATAGCGATCACCACCAGCGCACCTGGAGCGCCCTGCTCGTCAACGGCTTCTTCTTCCTGGGCATCGGCTTGGGCGCCCTGTTCTTCTATGCGCTCCAGAACGCCACCGAGACCGCGTGGAGCGTGCTGGTGAAGCGCGTGTACGAGGCCATCATGGGCTGGATTCCCGTGGGCGCGGCCGTGATGGTCATCGTGCTGCTCGCCGGCACCTTCGGTCTGCACCACATCTACCACTGGATGGATGACAGCCTTTACGTGAAGGGCGGCCCCAACTACGATGCGATCATGGATGGCAAGAGCGCCTTCCTGAGCAAGCCCTTCTTCTGGGTGCGATCGCTGGTCTACCTGGCCACCTTCATCATCGCGGCGCGCTGGTTCCGCAAGAAAAGCCTTGAGATGGATGGGCTCACCGGCGAGAGCCTCGTGCGCACGCACCTGCTCACCTACCGCCGCGGCGCGCTCTTCCTGGTGTTCTTCGCCGTGTTCAGCAGCACCCTAGCATGGGACTGGCTCATGAGCATCGATGCGCACTGGTTCAGCACGCTCTACGGCTGGTACGTGTTCAGCGGCATGTGGGTGAGCGCCATGATCACCGGCGTGATCATGGTGCTGTACCTGAAGCGCAAGGGCTACCTCCCACAGGTGAACAACAGCCACATCCACGACATGGGCAAGTGGGTGTTCGCGATCAGCTTCCTCTGGACATACCTCTATTTCTCCCAGTTCATGCTGATCTGGTACGCCAACATCCCGGAGGAAGTGACCTATTTCCAGGACCGCATCGACCATCATCCCGGGCTGCTCTGGACCATCTTCTTCATCAACTTCGCCGTGCCTATGGTGATGCTCATGAGCCGCGATGCCAAGCGTAACCCGCGATTCCTCATCGGCGTGGGCACCGTGATCTTCATCGGCCACTGGATGGATGTGAACCTGATGGTGATGCCCGGCGCCAACGGCCATCACTTCCACGGCCTCGGGCTGCTCGATGCCGGCTTATTCGTGCTCTTCCTCGGGGCCTTCATCCGGGTGGTGCTCGGCACCTTGGCCAAGGCGCCGCTCACACCGGTGAACCATCCTTACCTGGAAGAGAGCGTGCACCACAGCATCTGA
- a CDS encoding cytochrome c, which translates to MRTAKTLAALSAIVLMAACGKSDPNSPGVEYMPDMYRSPAVEAYVDYGQDPYYHTEEKARTQRDRVTARKPVPGTIAFHEDTDKAALNAPYPFPNTPDGYEAAGAQLRSPITMTQATVDNGKAIYEKFCMHCHGTTGQGDGPVVNNGKYPPPGDYSGPLKDLPEGKIFHSLHWGKNVAMGSHASQLTKEERWHVTHYVQYLQNGGNMTREPEAPAAM; encoded by the coding sequence ATGCGCACCGCCAAGACCCTCGCCGCGCTTTCCGCCATCGTCCTGATGGCGGCGTGCGGCAAGAGCGACCCCAACAGCCCCGGCGTGGAGTACATGCCCGATATGTACCGCAGCCCGGCCGTTGAGGCCTACGTGGACTATGGTCAGGATCCCTACTACCACACCGAGGAGAAGGCCCGTACCCAGCGCGATCGCGTGACCGCGCGCAAGCCTGTCCCCGGCACCATCGCCTTCCATGAGGATACCGACAAGGCCGCACTGAACGCCCCTTACCCCTTCCCGAACACACCTGATGGCTACGAGGCGGCCGGCGCGCAGTTGAGGAGCCCGATCACGATGACGCAAGCCACCGTGGATAACGGTAAGGCGATCTATGAGAAGTTCTGCATGCATTGCCACGGCACCACCGGCCAGGGCGATGGCCCCGTGGTGAACAATGGAAAGTACCCGCCGCCGGGCGACTACAGCGGCCCTCTGAAGGATCTGCCCGAGGGCAAGATCTTCCACAGCCTGCATTGGGGCAAGAACGTGGCCATGGGCTCGCACGCCTCGCAGCTCACCAAGGAGGAGCGCTGGCACGTGACGCACTACGTGCAGTATCTCCAGAACGGCGGCAATATGACCCGTGAGCCGGAAGCCCCGGCCGCGATGTGA
- a CDS encoding DUF3341 domain-containing protein, translated as MANKVIYAVYDDPEQLKDGARKLVSAGVKVKDVFSPFPIHGIDPIIGVTRTRLGIVSFMFGIAGTALAVLGIWYFNIFDWPMNIGGKPSFHYYQNVPAFIPVTFEFTVLCAAHGMAITYLIRNKTLPGMPARNPDPRSTDDKFIIEVRTADNHGHNSEAIAELLRQSPVTEINERQC; from the coding sequence ATGGCGAACAAGGTCATCTACGCCGTTTACGACGATCCCGAGCAGCTCAAGGACGGCGCGCGCAAGCTCGTGTCCGCTGGCGTGAAGGTGAAGGACGTCTTCTCGCCCTTCCCGATCCACGGCATTGACCCGATCATCGGCGTCACGCGCACGCGCCTGGGCATCGTGAGTTTCATGTTCGGCATCGCCGGCACCGCGCTGGCCGTGCTGGGCATCTGGTACTTCAACATCTTCGACTGGCCGATGAACATCGGCGGCAAGCCCAGCTTCCACTACTACCAGAACGTGCCGGCCTTCATCCCGGTCACCTTCGAGTTCACGGTGCTCTGCGCCGCGCATGGCATGGCCATCACCTACCTGATCCGGAACAAGACCCTGCCGGGCATGCCTGCGCGCAACCCCGACCCGCGCAGCACCGATGATAAATTCATCATCGAAGTGCGCACCGCCGACAACCACGGCCATAATTCCGAAGCCATCGCCGAGCTGCTGCGCCAGAGCCCGGTGACCGAGATCAACGAGCGCCAATGCTGA
- the nrfD gene encoding polysulfide reductase NrfD gives MHAEAAIREPLILGHKTYHDITEDIVRPIENKAPRGWYILMTIASLIAAYGTGCILYLISKGIGTWGLNKTVDWAWDITNFVWWVGIGHAGTLISAVLLLFRQKWRMAINRSAEAMTIFAVIMAATFPGIHMGRIWMAYWVFPLPNQFGSLWVNFNSPLLWDVFAISTYFSVSLVFWYIGLIPDFATIRDKVTKPMMNKVYGILSFGWTGNAKAWTRFEEVSLVLAGIATPLVFSVHSVVSFDFATSIVPGWHTTIFPPYFVSGAVFSGFAMVQTLLLVMRKVMHLEAYITRKHIEYMNIVIIVTGSIVGVAYITELFISWYSGVEYEAYAFINRATGPYLWAYWAMMTCNVISPQLFWFKKLRTHLGFTFFMSIIVNIGMWFERFVIIVTSLHRDYLPSAWTMFHPTWVDVGVFLGTIGIFFTLYLLFARYFPVVALNELKSILKVSGESYKQEAAKHHHH, from the coding sequence ATGCACGCAGAAGCAGCGATCAGAGAACCGCTCATCCTGGGTCACAAGACCTACCACGATATCACCGAGGATATCGTGCGGCCGATCGAGAACAAGGCCCCCCGCGGCTGGTACATCCTCATGACCATCGCCAGCCTGATCGCCGCCTACGGCACTGGTTGCATCCTCTACCTCATCAGCAAGGGCATCGGCACATGGGGCCTGAACAAGACCGTCGATTGGGCTTGGGACATCACCAACTTCGTGTGGTGGGTGGGCATCGGCCATGCCGGCACGCTCATCAGCGCGGTGCTGCTCCTTTTCCGCCAGAAGTGGCGCATGGCGATCAACCGCAGCGCTGAGGCCATGACCATCTTCGCCGTGATCATGGCGGCCACCTTCCCCGGTATCCACATGGGCCGGATCTGGATGGCCTATTGGGTGTTCCCGCTGCCCAACCAGTTCGGCAGCCTCTGGGTGAACTTCAACAGCCCGCTGCTCTGGGACGTGTTCGCGATCAGCACCTACTTCAGCGTTTCGCTCGTGTTCTGGTACATCGGCCTCATCCCCGACTTCGCCACCATCCGCGACAAGGTGACCAAGCCGATGATGAATAAGGTCTATGGCATCCTCAGCTTCGGCTGGACGGGCAACGCCAAGGCCTGGACCCGCTTCGAGGAGGTGAGCCTGGTGCTCGCCGGCATCGCCACCCCACTGGTGTTCTCGGTGCACAGCGTGGTGAGCTTCGACTTCGCCACCTCGATCGTGCCCGGCTGGCACACCACCATTTTCCCGCCCTATTTCGTGAGCGGTGCCGTATTCAGCGGTTTCGCCATGGTACAGACGCTGCTGCTCGTGATGCGCAAGGTGATGCATCTGGAGGCATACATCACGAGAAAGCACATCGAGTACATGAACATCGTGATCATCGTCACCGGCTCCATCGTGGGCGTTGCGTACATCACCGAGCTCTTCATCAGCTGGTACAGCGGCGTGGAGTACGAGGCGTATGCCTTCATCAACCGCGCCACGGGCCCTTACCTCTGGGCGTATTGGGCCATGATGACCTGCAACGTGATCAGCCCGCAGCTCTTCTGGTTCAAGAAGCTGCGCACGCACCTGGGCTTCACCTTCTTCATGAGCATCATCGTGAACATCGGCATGTGGTTCGAGCGCTTCGTGATCATCGTCACCAGCTTGCACCGCGACTACCTGCCCAGCGCCTGGACCATGTTCCATCCCACTTGGGTGGATGTGGGCGTGTTCCTGGGAACCATCGGCATCTTCTTCACGCTCTACCTGCTCTTCGCCCGCTACTTCCCTGTGGTGGCGCTGAACGAGCTGAAGTCCATTCTGAAAGTGAGCGGCGAGAGCTACAAGCAAGAGGCCGCTAAACACCACCACCATTGA
- a CDS encoding TAT-variant-translocated molybdopterin oxidoreductase has protein sequence MSSTKQYWMDAADLRQDPEAIKAREGEFAQPLAIDQVLGDRNLSGANTNRRDFLKFLGFSVGAATLAACETPVVKSIPYVSKPEEITPGVANWYASTFYDGQDFASILVKTREGRPIHIKGNPRFGINRNPALDKGVVNARINSSVLSLYDGERLRGPRKRNEGKHVGVKWAEADGAISKGLADASAAGKRIVVLTPTIISPSTRAAVAGLQAMHATVEHVQHDTISYSGLTNANLKSFDKRVFPGYDFTKADVLVSVGADFLSCWGSTTEYAWQYATRRNPDGAMNKHWQVESRMSISGANADARVALKPSELPLAVIALHDAIARKSGGATVGGGLDNAELNHAADALWNARGKGLVVCGSNDEGTQVLVNSINIMLGNYGSTIDLDNHTWFFQGDDAAVAQLVKDMNAGSIGALIMAGVNPAYSLPNAAEFKSGLEKVGLTVSCARYADETASLCHWICPDNHFLESWGDHMPKTGQYALQQPVISRLFDTRAWQGSLLKWSGSDAKWLDFIKQTWEQNLAAHGGGDFMTVWNQSLHDGVLTSQPMPASGVAFAGDVAAAGAAAKQAAKGAGEWELSMYTTEAIGDGQHASNPWLQEMPDPLTKITWDNYVCMSFADARKLGLPDYLGEQSPAGVVSVKVGEVELKLPVVPSPGQREGTIAIALGYGRGANGEKVGKAAVVTDHNGERRPVGQNAYPFTSLRNGAVSYDAMNVSVSATGETYPMAITQTHLTHMDRHSIVKETSFSVYKAGDRNAYNKPHTLPVHDDANEDGVIDARDRKPVAKFDLWAEHPVEGVGHRWGLSIDLNTCIGCGACVTACNSENNIPVVGKDEVRRSREMHWLRIDRYYSSDTKWAEGRAAGEGKIGLYTKMEEPSASPSVFFMPVMCQHCNHAPCETVCPVAATTHSNEGLNQMAYNRCIGTRYCANNCPYKVRRFNWFNYVTDKFAETNPAWDDLGRMVLNPDVTVRARGVIEKCSLCVQSIQAGKLKAKKEGRPVKDGDIETACSAACGTGAIVFGDLNDKGSKARKLAEMDRTYHALEEIGVKPNVSYMVKVRNTDEASHA, from the coding sequence ATGTCGAGCACGAAGCAGTACTGGATGGACGCGGCCGACCTGCGTCAGGACCCTGAGGCGATCAAGGCCCGCGAGGGCGAATTCGCACAGCCATTGGCCATTGACCAAGTGCTGGGCGACAGGAATCTCAGCGGGGCCAACACCAACCGCCGCGACTTCCTCAAGTTCCTGGGGTTCTCTGTGGGCGCCGCCACGCTGGCCGCTTGCGAGACCCCGGTGGTGAAGAGCATCCCCTACGTGAGCAAGCCCGAGGAGATCACCCCCGGCGTTGCGAACTGGTACGCGAGCACCTTCTACGATGGTCAGGATTTCGCCAGCATTCTGGTAAAGACCCGCGAAGGGCGCCCGATCCACATCAAGGGCAATCCGCGCTTCGGCATCAACCGCAACCCTGCGCTCGATAAGGGCGTGGTGAATGCGCGCATCAACAGTTCCGTGCTCTCGCTCTATGATGGCGAGCGGCTCAGAGGCCCACGCAAGCGGAACGAAGGCAAGCACGTAGGAGTGAAGTGGGCCGAAGCTGATGGCGCCATCAGCAAGGGCCTGGCCGATGCCTCGGCCGCTGGCAAGCGCATCGTGGTGCTAACGCCCACCATCATCAGCCCCAGCACCCGCGCGGCCGTTGCCGGCTTGCAAGCCATGCACGCCACGGTGGAGCATGTGCAGCATGATACCATCAGCTACAGCGGCCTTACCAACGCTAACCTGAAGAGCTTCGATAAGCGCGTGTTCCCAGGCTACGATTTCACCAAGGCCGATGTGTTGGTGAGCGTGGGCGCTGACTTCCTCAGCTGCTGGGGCAGCACCACCGAGTACGCCTGGCAATACGCCACCCGCCGCAATCCGGATGGCGCGATGAACAAGCATTGGCAGGTAGAGTCCCGCATGAGCATCAGCGGGGCCAATGCCGATGCCCGTGTAGCCTTGAAGCCGAGTGAGCTCCCGCTGGCGGTGATCGCCCTGCACGATGCCATTGCCCGCAAGAGCGGCGGCGCCACGGTGGGCGGCGGCTTGGACAACGCTGAATTGAACCATGCAGCCGATGCGCTCTGGAACGCACGCGGCAAGGGGCTCGTGGTCTGCGGTAGCAACGATGAAGGCACGCAGGTGCTGGTGAACAGCATCAACATCATGCTCGGCAACTACGGCAGCACCATCGACCTGGACAACCACACCTGGTTCTTCCAAGGCGACGATGCCGCAGTGGCACAGCTGGTGAAGGACATGAACGCGGGCAGCATCGGTGCGCTGATCATGGCCGGCGTGAATCCAGCCTACAGCCTGCCCAACGCTGCGGAGTTCAAGAGCGGATTGGAGAAGGTGGGCCTCACCGTGAGCTGCGCGCGCTATGCTGATGAGACCGCGAGCCTCTGCCATTGGATTTGCCCCGACAATCACTTCCTAGAGAGCTGGGGCGACCACATGCCCAAGACCGGCCAATACGCCTTGCAACAGCCGGTCATCAGCCGCCTGTTCGACACGCGCGCCTGGCAGGGCAGTTTGCTCAAGTGGAGCGGAAGCGATGCCAAATGGCTCGACTTCATTAAGCAGACCTGGGAGCAGAACCTCGCGGCCCATGGTGGCGGCGATTTCATGACCGTCTGGAACCAGAGCCTGCACGACGGTGTGCTCACTTCGCAACCGATGCCCGCCTCCGGCGTGGCTTTCGCGGGCGATGTGGCCGCCGCAGGCGCGGCCGCCAAGCAAGCCGCCAAGGGCGCTGGTGAGTGGGAATTGAGCATGTACACCACCGAAGCCATCGGCGATGGCCAGCACGCCAGCAACCCTTGGCTGCAGGAGATGCCCGATCCGCTCACCAAGATCACGTGGGACAACTACGTGTGCATGAGCTTCGCCGATGCACGCAAGCTCGGCCTGCCCGACTACCTGGGTGAGCAAAGCCCGGCCGGCGTAGTGAGCGTGAAGGTGGGCGAAGTGGAATTGAAGCTGCCCGTGGTGCCAAGCCCCGGCCAGCGCGAAGGCACCATCGCGATCGCCCTCGGCTATGGCCGTGGCGCCAATGGCGAGAAAGTGGGCAAGGCCGCCGTGGTCACCGACCACAACGGCGAGCGCAGGCCTGTGGGCCAGAATGCCTATCCCTTCACCAGCCTGAGGAATGGCGCGGTGAGCTACGATGCCATGAATGTGAGCGTGAGCGCCACGGGCGAGACCTACCCGATGGCCATCACGCAGACGCACCTTACGCACATGGACCGGCACAGCATCGTGAAGGAGACCTCCTTCTCGGTGTACAAGGCGGGCGACAGGAACGCCTATAACAAGCCGCACACCCTGCCTGTGCATGATGATGCGAATGAGGATGGCGTCATCGACGCCCGCGACCGCAAGCCGGTGGCCAAGTTCGACCTGTGGGCCGAGCATCCGGTGGAGGGCGTGGGCCACCGCTGGGGCTTGAGCATCGACCTGAACACCTGCATCGGCTGCGGCGCTTGTGTCACGGCGTGCAACAGCGAGAACAACATCCCGGTGGTGGGCAAGGACGAGGTGCGCCGCAGCCGCGAAATGCACTGGCTGCGCATCGACCGCTACTACAGCAGCGACACCAAGTGGGCCGAAGGACGCGCTGCCGGCGAAGGCAAGATCGGCTTGTACACCAAGATGGAAGAGCCTTCGGCCAGCCCGTCGGTGTTCTTCATGCCGGTGATGTGCCAGCACTGCAACCACGCTCCGTGCGAGACCGTGTGCCCGGTGGCCGCCACCACGCACAGCAACGAGGGCCTTAACCAGATGGCCTACAACCGCTGCATCGGCACACGCTATTGCGCCAACAACTGCCCCTACAAGGTGCGGCGATTCAACTGGTTCAATTACGTCACCGACAAGTTCGCCGAGACCAACCCGGCTTGGGACGACCTCGGCCGTATGGTACTGAACCCCGATGTGACCGTGCGCGCGCGCGGCGTGATCGAGAAGTGCAGCCTATGCGTGCAAAGCATCCAGGCCGGCAAGCTCAAGGCGAAGAAGGAAGGCCGTCCGGTGAAGGATGGTGACATCGAGACCGCCTGCAGCGCGGCTTGCGGCACCGGCGCCATCGTTTTCGGCGACCTGAATGATAAAGGCAGCAAGGCGCGCAAGCTGGCCGAAATGGACCGCACCTACCATGCACTGGAGGAGATCGGCGTGAAACCCAATGTGAGTTACATGGTGAAGGTGCGCAACACCGACGAAGCCAGCCACGCCTAA